Proteins encoded by one window of Vibrio rumoiensis:
- the fadJ gene encoding fatty acid oxidation complex subunit alpha FadJ → MTMDNQVSAKQVSTNNAFTLTIDDNQVAWLAVDVPNEKMNTLQAEFAEQMQVIFEQLEQKKSDIKGMVIHSLKPDNFIAGADVRMLDACQSAQEAESLATQGQEMFNRLSSLPFTVVAAIHGPCLGGGLELALACDYRVCSDSDSTRLGLPEVQLGLLPGSGGTQRLPRLVGLLDSLDMILTGKQLRAKKALKLGLADACVPQSILLQAAQQFIHKSKRKAKKDIKESLISNTGFGRKVIFEQAAKKANQKSRGNYPAIKAILQVIQYGLEKGLKEGLAKEAQEFGRLVMTSESRALRSIFFATTEMKKDFGSTAQPKNIQGVGILGGGLMGAGIGYVSATKANVPVRFKDVSNDGVLHAMNYSYKLLSKLLERRAITKAQLQKQMQSISGGTDFTGFSQKDMVIEAVFEDLSLKQSMVRDIEAQAKKGVIFATNTSSLPISKIAQGAAKPENVIGLHYFSPVDKMPLVEVIPHEGTSDEVIATTVKFARKQGKTPIVVKDKAGFYVNRILAPYMNEAAKILLSGEPIEHIDEALLNFGFPVGPIALLDEVGVDIGAKITPILVEELGERFKAPDVFETLLKDGRKGRKSGKGFYTYKGKKKEVDKSVYRLLKLSPDSILSEEVVAMRCVLLMINEAVRALDDGIISCPRDGDIGAIFGIGFPPFLGGPFRYIDQIGAVKLVDIMNEYAEKYGSRFAPCDGLLTRAGTGDKFYS, encoded by the coding sequence ATGACAATGGATAATCAAGTTTCAGCAAAGCAGGTTTCGACCAATAATGCTTTCACGTTAACCATTGATGATAACCAAGTTGCGTGGCTTGCGGTTGATGTACCGAATGAAAAAATGAACACCTTGCAAGCCGAATTTGCCGAGCAAATGCAAGTTATCTTTGAACAATTAGAGCAAAAGAAATCAGACATTAAAGGGATGGTTATTCATTCGCTCAAGCCGGATAACTTTATCGCAGGTGCTGATGTTCGTATGTTGGATGCTTGTCAGTCCGCACAAGAAGCCGAATCGTTAGCGACTCAAGGGCAAGAGATGTTTAACCGTCTATCTTCGTTGCCTTTTACGGTGGTAGCTGCGATTCATGGCCCATGTTTAGGGGGTGGATTGGAGTTGGCTCTAGCTTGTGATTATCGTGTTTGTAGTGATAGCGATTCGACGCGTTTAGGTTTACCTGAAGTTCAATTGGGTTTATTACCAGGTTCAGGTGGGACGCAGCGATTGCCTCGATTAGTCGGCTTACTTGATAGCTTAGATATGATTTTGACGGGTAAGCAATTACGTGCGAAGAAAGCCTTGAAATTAGGCTTAGCCGATGCATGTGTTCCTCAATCTATTTTATTACAAGCGGCGCAACAGTTTATTCATAAATCGAAGCGTAAGGCGAAGAAAGACATTAAAGAATCACTTATCTCTAATACCGGATTTGGTCGTAAAGTGATCTTTGAACAAGCAGCGAAAAAGGCCAACCAAAAGAGCCGTGGAAATTACCCCGCGATTAAAGCCATTTTACAAGTAATTCAATATGGTCTTGAAAAAGGCTTAAAAGAAGGCTTGGCAAAAGAAGCGCAAGAGTTTGGTCGTTTGGTGATGACCTCCGAGTCACGCGCTTTGCGTTCGATTTTCTTTGCCACGACTGAAATGAAGAAAGATTTTGGCAGTACCGCTCAACCCAAAAACATCCAAGGTGTTGGGATCTTAGGTGGTGGTTTAATGGGGGCAGGCATTGGTTATGTCTCGGCAACCAAAGCAAATGTGCCAGTTAGATTTAAAGATGTCTCGAATGATGGCGTATTACATGCCATGAACTATAGCTACAAGCTGCTGAGTAAATTACTTGAGCGTCGCGCGATTACCAAAGCGCAATTGCAAAAACAGATGCAGTCAATTTCTGGTGGCACTGACTTTACCGGTTTTAGCCAAAAAGACATGGTGATAGAGGCCGTGTTTGAAGATCTGTCGCTGAAGCAAAGCATGGTGCGAGATATTGAAGCTCAAGCTAAAAAAGGCGTGATATTTGCGACGAACACCTCTTCATTGCCGATCAGTAAAATTGCTCAAGGCGCGGCAAAGCCAGAAAATGTGATCGGCCTGCATTACTTTAGCCCGGTAGATAAAATGCCATTAGTCGAAGTTATTCCGCATGAAGGGACTTCAGATGAGGTAATTGCTACCACCGTTAAGTTTGCGCGTAAACAAGGTAAAACACCGATCGTGGTGAAAGATAAGGCTGGCTTTTATGTGAATCGCATTCTTGCGCCTTACATGAATGAAGCCGCTAAGATCTTATTATCCGGTGAACCTATTGAGCATATCGATGAAGCTTTACTCAACTTTGGCTTCCCCGTTGGCCCGATAGCTTTATTGGATGAAGTTGGAGTGGATATTGGGGCTAAAATTACGCCGATTTTAGTTGAAGAGCTTGGTGAGCGTTTTAAAGCGCCAGATGTGTTTGAGACCTTGCTAAAAGATGGACGTAAAGGACGTAAGAGTGGCAAAGGCTTCTATACCTATAAAGGCAAAAAGAAAGAAGTGGATAAATCCGTTTATCGCTTGCTAAAACTCAGCCCAGATTCCATCTTAAGTGAAGAGGTCGTCGCAATGCGTTGCGTTCTTCTGATGATTAATGAAGCGGTTCGAGCATTAGATGATGGTATTATTAGCTGCCCAAGAGATGGTGATATTGGCGCGATTTTTGGTATTGGTTTTCCGCCATTTTTAGGTGGCCCGTTCCGTTATATCGATCAAATTGGAGCAGTAAAATTAGTTGATATCATGAACGAGTACGCGGAAAAATACGGCAGCCGTTTTGCTCCGTGTGACGGCTTACTGACTCGCGCCGGAACGGGTGATAAGTTCTATTCATAA